From the Maledivibacter sp. genome, one window contains:
- a CDS encoding DUF1266 domain-containing protein, with protein sequence MMNRNNRMFCTILLTLFLICTYLSVNVEHAYAVSVTFNVLFNGHLVSTYTPSAIVNKTTATVPLRSICDLLDAKVEWNEDTKNIIVSKEDTKITLQTGSNIAKINDKEVELDVEIVTLFERTLVPVHFICENLGANVTIDEETKTIMIQTLETDDKQDYSKEQLKWGLSTNAILVKMNNGKYDLIGMEEPTEYNIEKTKRSLSESWDINSRKDALSSIKWLKEAGHRKIYNKKVLYVTQATEEEYNSLLNKLDGEEIEEYKFVKEYYKEIGNKSLIAWDYCRLVHIAGCCYKIGYLEYDEAVKEIMDAAIILQKTFSSWDEMSGNYALGRYFWGGEDCYREAIIFKDWLLVNEKSPWTKIDWNLPLK encoded by the coding sequence ATGATGAATAGAAACAATAGAATGTTTTGTACTATTTTATTAACTTTATTTTTAATTTGTACATATTTGTCTGTAAATGTTGAACATGCTTATGCAGTAAGTGTTACATTCAATGTATTATTTAATGGACACTTAGTAAGTACCTATACACCTTCTGCAATAGTAAATAAAACCACTGCTACTGTCCCACTCAGATCTATTTGTGACTTATTAGATGCTAAAGTAGAATGGAATGAAGATACTAAAAATATTATAGTGAGCAAAGAAGATACTAAAATTACTTTGCAAACTGGTAGCAATATTGCAAAAATCAATGACAAAGAGGTAGAATTAGATGTTGAGATAGTGACGCTATTTGAGAGAACGCTGGTACCAGTACATTTCATATGTGAGAATTTAGGTGCCAATGTAACCATAGATGAAGAAACTAAAACTATAATGATTCAAACATTAGAAACAGATGATAAGCAAGATTATAGTAAGGAGCAATTGAAATGGGGGCTATCAACTAATGCTATACTAGTTAAAATGAATAATGGGAAATATGATTTAATTGGTATGGAAGAGCCTACTGAGTATAATATTGAAAAAACAAAAAGATCTTTAAGCGAAAGTTGGGACATAAACAGTAGAAAAGATGCATTAAGTAGCATCAAATGGTTAAAAGAAGCAGGGCATAGGAAAATCTACAATAAAAAGGTACTATATGTAACACAAGCAACAGAGGAAGAATATAATAGTTTACTCAATAAATTAGATGGAGAAGAAATTGAAGAATATAAATTTGTAAAGGAATATTACAAAGAAATTGGAAATAAGAGTTTAATTGCATGGGATTATTGTAGATTAGTACATATTGCAGGTTGCTGTTATAAAATTGGGTACTTAGAATATGATGAGGCTGTAAAAGAAATTATGGATGCAGCTATAATACTCCAAAAAACATTTTCATCATGGGATGAAATGAGTGGAAATTATGCATTGGGAAGATATTTTTGGGGAGGAGAAGACTGCTATAGAGAAGCAATTATATTTAAAGACTGGCTCTTGGTAAATGAAAAAAGCCCATGGACTAAAATAGATTGGAATTTACCGTTAAAATAA
- a CDS encoding TetR/AcrR family transcriptional regulator, which translates to MAVKDQRLNPLILESAKQVFFEKGFNNATLRDIAKRANVATGAIYTRYKGKEELFEAMVKPALDIIERTNIKMYELNIERKENNNMKYNAENGFDYLKTWIDVFYSEYDAMKMLLCKAKGSNYSNYLHNFTEKNAELTFSFIEELKKRGMSNNDMTYKELHILLTSYWTTLFEVIIHDFSYEEAIEFAKKINIFFNWKDILDFYR; encoded by the coding sequence ATGGCTGTTAAAGACCAACGATTAAATCCTCTGATTTTAGAGAGTGCAAAACAGGTATTTTTTGAAAAAGGCTTTAATAATGCTACATTAAGGGATATTGCTAAAAGAGCAAATGTTGCCACGGGGGCAATCTATACTCGCTATAAAGGGAAAGAAGAACTTTTTGAAGCCATGGTTAAACCTGCACTTGATATTATTGAACGTACCAATATCAAGATGTATGAGCTTAACATAGAACGTAAAGAAAATAATAATATGAAGTACAATGCAGAGAATGGATTTGATTATCTTAAGACCTGGATAGATGTTTTTTATTCTGAATATGACGCCATGAAAATGCTTTTGTGCAAAGCAAAGGGGAGTAATTATTCTAATTATCTTCATAATTTCACTGAAAAAAATGCAGAACTTACATTTTCATTTATTGAAGAATTAAAGAAAAGGGGGATGAGCAACAATGATATGACCTACAAGGAGCTTCATATATTATTAACATCCTATTGGACTACTTTGTTTGAAGTTATCATCCATGATTTTAGTTATGAGGAAGCAATTGAATTCGCGAAAAAGATTAATATATTCTTCAATTGGAAGGATATACTGGATTTTTATAGATAG
- a CDS encoding ABC transporter ATP-binding protein/permease, which translates to MIKNYPKNLSELISPIKTQAIVTVILSVLGSLSLVIGPIAITIAVSNIMLGDTNRFLLWIIIAGLGILLRQILHMASLGYAHIVEAKFRYYLRKDFAEKLSRLPLGFFTTTSSGAIRKLISDDTIKIHTIIAHGFSEVASAISLPIGCVIVMLFFEWRTALMVISVIFTILIIGMIWMAKKSRSGQDINSRYEQAQREMSHAAIEMVDGIKEIKNFGLANSLFARFENAVSRFSNTSYEWLSGGSKPMAFMMSAIQPAVIVFFTLVVCIFSIGKGWLSPEETILFLLLSMALPTSFITLMQIGNHIRDGKHSLDTLLELYAKADQIYKENPKKLVLGDIEFNNVSFSYEKGNQVLKNINCIIPKGKITALVGPSGGGKTTMARLIARFWDVESGRLSIGGVNIKNVAEKDLLAAISLVFQDISLMQGSIADNIALSKPNARKEEIENAAKAAFIHDRIMELPNAYNSVIGEDNVVLSGGERQRLTIARAFLADTPIVILDEATAQADAQSEAEIKKALSSLGKDKTVVIIAHRLQSIVNAHQILVIGDGEIKQVGKHDELANSTGIYQNMWQAQNHIGGEN; encoded by the coding sequence ATGATTAAAAACTATCCAAAGAATCTAAGTGAATTAATATCACCAATAAAAACACAGGCAATTGTCACAGTTATTCTATCTGTTTTGGGTTCCCTATCATTAGTAATAGGGCCTATTGCCATAACCATAGCCGTAAGCAATATAATGCTTGGTGATACAAATCGTTTTTTATTGTGGATAATAATTGCAGGACTAGGTATATTGCTTAGGCAAATTCTACATATGGCAAGCCTAGGTTATGCACATATTGTTGAAGCAAAATTTAGATATTATTTAAGAAAAGATTTTGCAGAAAAACTTAGCAGATTACCCCTGGGCTTCTTTACTACCACATCATCGGGTGCAATAAGGAAGCTCATATCCGACGATACAATCAAAATCCATACAATAATTGCCCATGGATTTAGCGAAGTAGCTTCTGCCATAAGCCTGCCTATTGGTTGTGTCATCGTGATGCTTTTTTTTGAATGGCGTACAGCCCTCATGGTTATAAGTGTGATTTTCACCATTTTAATTATAGGTATGATATGGATGGCAAAAAAAAGCCGCTCAGGGCAAGACATCAATTCAAGATACGAACAAGCACAAAGAGAAATGTCCCATGCCGCTATAGAGATGGTAGACGGGATCAAGGAAATAAAAAACTTTGGATTGGCGAATTCCTTGTTTGCACGTTTTGAGAATGCCGTAAGCAGATTTTCAAACACTTCCTATGAATGGCTTAGTGGTGGATCAAAGCCTATGGCGTTCATGATGTCCGCGATTCAACCCGCCGTAATTGTCTTTTTTACCCTTGTTGTATGTATATTTTCCATTGGAAAAGGTTGGCTTTCTCCAGAAGAAACAATTTTGTTTTTACTTTTATCCATGGCTTTACCAACATCATTTATAACTCTAATGCAGATTGGTAATCATATCAGGGACGGTAAGCATTCCCTAGATACACTCCTTGAATTATATGCAAAGGCCGACCAAATTTATAAGGAAAATCCTAAAAAATTAGTTCTAGGTGATATTGAATTTAATAATGTATCCTTTAGCTATGAAAAAGGAAATCAAGTTCTAAAAAATATAAATTGTATAATTCCAAAGGGTAAAATCACTGCCCTTGTGGGACCTTCCGGTGGGGGGAAAACGACTATGGCAAGGCTTATTGCACGCTTTTGGGATGTGGAATCCGGTAGGCTCAGTATAGGTGGTGTAAATATTAAAAATGTAGCAGAAAAAGATTTGTTAGCTGCCATTTCATTAGTCTTTCAAGATATATCATTAATGCAAGGAAGTATAGCAGACAATATTGCTTTATCGAAGCCTAATGCAAGGAAAGAGGAAATAGAAAATGCGGCAAAGGCGGCGTTTATACATGATAGGATCATGGAGCTGCCAAATGCTTATAACTCGGTAATAGGTGAGGATAATGTAGTCTTATCCGGGGGAGAACGCCAAAGACTTACCATTGCCAGGGCATTTTTAGCAGATACACCTATTGTGATATTGGATGAGGCTACTGCCCAAGCAGACGCACAGTCGGAAGCTGAAATCAAAAAAGCCCTTAGTTCACTAGGTAAAGATAAAACTGTGGTTATTATTGCCCATAGGCTTCAAAGCATAGTAAATGCCCATCAGATTTTAGTTATAGGGGACGGTGAAATAAAACAGGTGGGGAAACATGATGAATTAGCTAATTCCACTGGAATTTATCAAAATATGTGGCAGGCACAAAACCATATTGGAGGTGAAAATTAA